From one Shewanella sp. GD04112 genomic stretch:
- a CDS encoding ATP-binding protein, which yields MISIRTKLSLWLTGLLVLGTVIGLILFESMLRQAFHDSIINRLEEDLEHIMLATHINNGEIHIDQSQLSSFYRPAYSGRYFQLNLPNEVIRSRSLWDMQLDIEPLAPNRTRVWQAKGPKNNDMQLLSLGLNSSSANVTATLTVAQDLSIGRRVFSEVYGTKLGINLAMLVAMIAGIFLILRQSFKPVKQIQHALSRLQEGEINALELNNIPPEVQPLAKTYNELLEYTAKQIERSRNNLGNLSHGLKTPLAVMQQQVEALGLKDPDTAMALQQQLDAIHKMVERKLAAARITGDMLPAAQLVVPRDLHSLANTLNKVHRSKSINCGFELDPSIQRLPIHREDGMELLGNLLDNAFKWAGSQVTVKLWKEQNKLCLSIDDDGPGVADDELDKLTQRGTRLDESVMGHGLGLSIVKEIAEQYGIELKFKHSSHLSGLSIELVFG from the coding sequence ATGATCTCTATTCGCACTAAGCTCAGTTTATGGTTAACGGGCTTATTAGTGTTAGGCACAGTGATTGGACTCATATTGTTTGAGTCCATGCTGCGCCAAGCGTTTCACGACTCCATTATCAACCGCTTAGAAGAAGATCTTGAGCACATCATGTTGGCAACCCATATCAATAATGGGGAGATCCACATCGATCAGAGCCAACTGTCGAGCTTCTATCGCCCTGCCTATTCGGGGCGTTATTTCCAGCTCAACCTGCCCAATGAAGTGATCCGCTCGCGCTCCCTGTGGGACATGCAGCTCGATATCGAACCTTTAGCGCCAAACCGGACCCGCGTCTGGCAGGCAAAAGGGCCGAAAAACAATGATATGCAGCTATTATCCCTAGGGCTAAACTCCAGCAGCGCCAATGTCACCGCGACACTTACAGTAGCGCAGGATTTGAGTATCGGTCGGCGCGTATTTAGTGAGGTCTACGGCACTAAACTTGGGATTAACCTCGCCATGTTGGTGGCCATGATCGCGGGGATCTTCTTGATCCTGCGTCAATCCTTTAAACCGGTAAAACAGATCCAACATGCGCTCTCCCGCCTGCAAGAGGGCGAGATTAACGCCTTAGAGCTGAATAACATTCCCCCCGAAGTGCAACCGCTGGCCAAGACCTACAACGAGTTATTGGAATACACCGCCAAGCAAATTGAGCGTAGCCGCAATAACTTAGGTAACTTAAGCCATGGGCTGAAAACCCCATTGGCGGTGATGCAACAACAGGTTGAAGCCTTAGGGCTGAAAGATCCCGATACCGCCATGGCGCTGCAACAACAGCTCGACGCTATCCATAAAATGGTCGAGCGTAAACTTGCAGCGGCGCGGATCACCGGCGATATGTTACCTGCCGCCCAGTTAGTAGTACCGAGGGATCTTCACAGCCTCGCCAATACCCTCAACAAAGTGCATAGAAGTAAAAGCATCAACTGCGGCTTTGAGCTCGACCCTAGTATCCAGCGCCTGCCCATCCATAGGGAAGATGGAATGGAACTCTTAGGGAATCTGCTCGATAACGCCTTTAAATGGGCGGGCAGCCAAGTCACGGTTAAACTGTGGAAGGAACAAAACAAGCTCTGCCTTAGCATCGATGATGATGGCCCTGGCGTTGCTGACGACGAACTAGATAAGCTCACCCAAAGGGGTACGCGACTCGATGAATCAGTTATGGGGCATGGCCTAGGGTTATCGATAGTGAAAGAAATTGCCGAGCAATATGGCATTGAGCTTAAGTTTAAGCACAGCAGCCATTTATCTGGCCTCAGTATTGAACTAGTCTTTGGCTAA
- a CDS encoding response regulator transcription factor yields MKLLLVEDNPMLVSELEKQLKQAGYVTDITDKALEADYLVKETQYDCVILDIGLPDGNGLELLEGWRNQGISTPVIMLTARSQWHEKVEGFNAGADDYLGKPFHAQELLARIQALIHRAHGRLNNPSKQLSYGGVTLDEAEQTVSVGEHLYELTAMEFRLLKIFLMSPKKLLSKAQLTDKLYQFDDEKESNVVEVYVTHLRKKLGKTAIETRRGQGYIFHGLTA; encoded by the coding sequence ATGAAACTGCTACTCGTTGAAGATAATCCGATGTTGGTCTCCGAACTGGAGAAACAACTCAAACAGGCTGGCTACGTTACCGATATTACTGACAAAGCACTTGAAGCCGATTACCTCGTTAAAGAAACCCAATACGACTGCGTGATCTTGGACATTGGCCTCCCCGACGGCAATGGACTGGAATTACTCGAAGGCTGGCGTAATCAAGGCATTAGCACACCGGTTATCATGCTGACCGCTCGCAGCCAATGGCATGAAAAGGTCGAAGGCTTTAATGCCGGCGCCGATGATTATTTGGGTAAACCCTTCCACGCACAGGAATTACTGGCGCGTATCCAGGCGCTTATTCACCGTGCACACGGCCGGTTAAATAATCCGAGCAAACAGTTGAGCTATGGTGGCGTCACCTTAGATGAAGCCGAGCAAACCGTGAGCGTTGGCGAGCATTTGTATGAGTTGACCGCCATGGAGTTCAGGCTGTTAAAAATCTTCCTCATGTCGCCTAAGAAGCTGTTATCTAAGGCACAACTGACGGACAAGCTCTATCAGTTTGACGATGAGAAAGAGAGTAACGTGGTTGAAGTTTACGTGACTCACCTGCGTAAAAAACTCGGCAAAACCGCGATTGAAACCCGCCGCGGCCAAGGTTATATCTTCCACGGCCTGACTGCATGA
- the crp gene encoding cAMP-activated global transcriptional regulator CRP — protein MALIGKPKPDPTLEWFLSHCHIHKYPAKSTLIHAGEDSDTLYYIVKGSVAVLIKDEEGKEMILSYLNQGDFIGELGLFEEQAERTAWVRAKQACEIAEISYKKFKQLIQVNPEILMKLSAQMAYRLQSTSQKVGNLAFLDVAGRIAQTLLHLAKQPDAMTHPDGMQIKITRQEIGQIVGCSRETVGRILKMLEEQNLIQAHGKTIVVYGTR, from the coding sequence ATGGCTCTGATTGGTAAGCCAAAACCGGACCCAACTTTGGAATGGTTTTTATCACACTGTCACATTCATAAGTATCCCGCTAAAAGCACCTTGATCCATGCTGGTGAAGACTCAGATACCCTTTATTACATCGTAAAAGGTTCTGTAGCGGTATTGATTAAAGATGAAGAAGGTAAGGAGATGATCCTTTCTTATCTTAATCAAGGCGACTTTATCGGTGAGTTAGGATTGTTCGAAGAACAAGCTGAACGTACTGCTTGGGTTCGTGCGAAACAAGCATGTGAAATTGCTGAAATCTCTTATAAGAAGTTCAAGCAATTAATTCAAGTTAACCCCGAAATTCTGATGAAGCTATCGGCTCAAATGGCGTATCGCTTACAAAGCACTAGCCAGAAAGTGGGTAATTTAGCATTCCTCGATGTGGCTGGCCGTATTGCCCAGACATTGTTGCACTTAGCTAAGCAACCCGATGCAATGACTCACCCTGACGGCATGCAAATTAAGATCACTCGCCAAGAAATTGGTCAGATCGTCGGTTGCTCCCGCGAAACTGTGGGTCGTATCTTAAAGATGCTTGAAGAGCAGAATTTGATCCAAGCACACGGTAAAACCATTGTGGTATATGGTACCCGTTAA
- a CDS encoding sel1 repeat family protein — MKYRQWVLGAGFTLSLGMSAAAHAFSIPQPANEVAASKFVHIQVQAEQGDADAQFLLGLMFLSGRYVQQEVPTGLHWMTLAAEQQHEKAQQTLADLSFEGQLVKRDLAVAERWYKDMGERGNRWAQFRLGFIYASGGDGIARNCGKAVEQFTRVGDDIALGNVAWILATCPEAEYRDGNKALELSLLLLKVNENDPTNLDNLAAAYAEVGDFGAAVSTQQKAIAALKMTAEATKTDEFQQRLHSYEQKRAYRETLRLLD; from the coding sequence GTGAAATACAGACAATGGGTTTTAGGCGCCGGATTCACTTTATCCCTAGGGATGAGTGCTGCCGCGCACGCATTTTCTATTCCACAGCCTGCCAATGAAGTTGCGGCGAGTAAATTTGTGCACATTCAAGTGCAGGCAGAGCAGGGCGATGCCGACGCGCAATTTTTACTGGGGCTGATGTTTCTCTCTGGACGTTACGTACAGCAAGAAGTGCCGACCGGATTGCATTGGATGACCCTTGCCGCTGAGCAGCAACACGAAAAGGCGCAGCAAACCTTAGCCGATCTCTCCTTTGAAGGGCAGCTAGTGAAGCGCGACTTAGCCGTGGCCGAGCGTTGGTACAAAGATATGGGCGAGCGCGGTAATCGCTGGGCGCAGTTCCGTTTAGGCTTTATTTATGCCTCGGGTGGCGATGGCATTGCGCGTAACTGCGGTAAAGCCGTAGAGCAATTTACCCGTGTGGGGGATGATATTGCCCTTGGCAATGTGGCGTGGATTTTAGCAACTTGCCCCGAAGCCGAATATCGCGATGGAAATAAAGCGCTCGAGTTATCCTTGCTGCTGCTGAAAGTGAACGAGAACGATCCTACTAATCTTGATAACTTAGCGGCCGCCTATGCTGAAGTCGGTGATTTTGGCGCCGCGGTATCGACCCAGCAAAAAGCGATAGCCGCCTTAAAGATGACGGCCGAAGCCACTAAGACTGATGAGTTTCAGCAGCGCCTGCACAGCTATGAGCAAAAGCGTGCTTATCGTGAGACTTTGCGTTTACTCGATTAA